CACCCAGGGTGATCTTGACGTTTGTATCCAACCGATCGGAAAGCGAGGTCGCCAAGTAATCCAAACGCTCGTGGCGGGCGCCGATCTTCGGCTTAGCCGTCTTCGCCGGCTTCCGGATCCCATCAGCCAGTGAAACGATTTCTTCCGTGGCCCGCACGGAAAGACCCTCGGCCACGATCTTTTGGGCCAACTTCTCCATCTCCGCTGGGTCGCCGAGTCCAAGGAGCGCACGCGCGTGCCCAGCTGACAGAACCCCCGCGGCCAGACGGCGCTGGACCAAAGGAGGCAGCTTCATCAACCGCAGTGTGTTGGTTACCTGCGGTCGTGAGCGTCCAATTCGATCGGCGAGCTCCTCGTGCGAGCACTCGAAATCGTCCAGAAGTTGCTGGTAGGCAGCCGCCTCTTCCAGCGGATTCAGCTGACTACGGTGCAGGTTCTCCAGAAGGGCATCGCGGAGCAGATCGACGTCCTGGGTGGAACGGATAATCGCGGGAACGAAATCAAGTCCAGCGGCTCGGGATGCACGCCAGCGGCGTTCACCCATAACCAGCTCATACGGGTGTTCTGCATCTGACTCGGGAGAGGGACGCACCACGATTGGCTGCAGTACACCGATTTCGCGGATCGAGTGTACAAGCTCGGCCATATCGTCTTCATCGAAGACGGACCGTGGCTGTTTCCGGTTGGGATGGATCGAGTCGATGGGGAGTTCGGCGAACGTGGCCCCGGGAACCTCAACGAGGCCTCCCGTATCTGGGGCGGCCGGCGATGTTTCACGGGAAACATCGTCGATCACGGTGGCTGCATCCGGCGTCTGGTCACTGGCCCCAGCCGATGCTGCAGGTGCGGCCTCCTCTGCCTCAGGCCCGCCTGCTGCGGGGTCAGTGGCGGCGATCTGCGCCTGCTCCCCATCCTTGCTGCCGGCGTCCTTCACGGGCTTCCTGGAGGCGGGGGCTGGAGCATCCGCACCGGTTCCTGACGGCCCGGCAGTCAAACTTTCAGCTTCAGCGATGGCGGCATTCTCCTGAGAATCCGCCTGCGAGTCCTTACCAGTGCGCATGTCGGCGTTGGCGACAGAGGAACGGTTCATCGAACTTCGCGTAGTGGACTTCTTCGCAGGTCCCCGGAGCGCATCCTTGTTAATGCCTGCGCCCTTGCGGGGGCCGGAGCTGCTGGCGCGGGGCTCATCGGCTGCGGCGAAAAACAAATCAACCGGGCGTCCTGATGCCGTGCCGACCTGGTTAGGGCTTGAGGTTTCCACAGGCTCGGCACTGCTAGGGATCAAAGCTCCCAGACCGCGGCCTAAACCACGACGCTTCTCGGCCATGGGTAAGTCCTTCCCTTATGCCAGCAACAAGCGGCACGGATTGATTGTGAGAGTATTCTAAGGCGCGAAACCACCGATGGCAGCCGCACCGCGCCGGGGCGTCCCTAGGCGCGCTGGGCTATCTCGGCTGCAGCTTCCAGGTAGGACAGGGCGCCGGTCGAGGAGGGGTCGTATGTCATGACCGTCTGCTGGTAGCTCGGTGCCTCTGAAATGCGTACCGACCGCGGGACGACGGCGCGGAGAACCTGCTCCGGGAAATGTTCGCGCACCTCGGCCGCGACCTGTGCCGCGAGGTTCGTCCTACCGTCGTACATGGTCAGCAGAATCGTGGAAACAACCAGATCCGCGTTCAGATGCTTCTGAATCATCTCGATGTTCTTGAGCAGCTGGCTCAAACCTTCGAGTGCGTAGTACTCGCACTGGATCGGAATGAGGACTTCCCTGGCTGCGACGAAGGCGTTAACGGTCAGCAGTCCCAGGCTCGGCGGGCAGTCAATGAAAATGTAATCGAGCCGCTCCAGCCCCTGCTTTTCGCGCTCTGCAGCGTAGACGTCGATCGCGCGGCGCAGGCGCTGTTCGCGGGCCACAAGGGAGACCAGTTCGATCTCTGCCCCGGCCAGGTGAATGGTTGCAGGTGCGCAGATGAGGTTGTTAATGTCCGGGCATGGCGCAATAACGTTGGCCAGCGGGAGGTCATCAATCAGCACGTCGTAAATACTCTCGACCTCTGCGCGATGGTCAATGCCGAGGGCGGTCGATGCGTTTCCCTGCGGGTCGATATCGATAACCAGAACGTTCTGCCCCGCGGTGGCCAGCGCAGCAGCAAGGTTTACCGTGGTGGTGGTCTTACCAACCCCACCCTTCTGGTTGCTCACCGTCATGACCCGCGTTTCCGGTGGACGTGGCAGTACGCGCCCACGCAACTTATCGCGGCGCCGGTTTTCACTGGCTAGTTCCCGGGCCAGGGGGGTGCTCTCGTCCATCAAGTCCATAACATCTACCGATGTTGACGCAGGAGCGGCTTCATCGGATACACCACCTTCGATAGCTTGGGGGGTCGGCACTTGTACGGCGCTGCTTTCAGTCCGGGCGGGTTGCAGCGGCTCAGCAGACCCCGTTTCACGTGAAACGGCGTCGGGTGCTCGCTTGGCCACAACCTTTTGCGGTTGCTTTCTGCCGAAAGAGGTGGACAAGGCCGATCCAAGTGCGGCGAAAGGAGGAATTCTTCTTGCGGCAGAATCGCGCACACTCACCTGGTCATGCTCACTTTCCAACATAAAGCGTTAAGGCATTGGTCCATCTAGACTATCCGCTCCCCGGCTATTACCCGGGATCATCACGGGTGTGTGCATGCTACGCGAATGTCAGACACCTCACCCTACGGTTATGCGCACCACCGTTGTCGGTTCTTCCAGCAGATCCCCACCCACCGTCACCACGGCGGTATCCCGCCCGCCCAGCTTCCGGATCGCCTTCGCTGCCTTCTGCACTTCTTCCTCGGCGCTGCGTCCCTTAATCGCCAGGACCTGTCCCTTCCCGTGCAGGAGCGGTACGGTCAACCCGGCCAGTCCACCGAGCGCGGAGACCGCCCTCGCCGTTGCCACGTCTACATTGACCTCGGCGACTACCTGCTCAGCCCGCCCCCGGATCACACGGACGTTGTCCAGCTCTAGGTCCGAGATGACTTCATTCAGCCAGATCACCCGCCGCTCAAGCGGTTCGATGAGCGTGATGGCAATGTCAGGGCGGGCGATAGCCAGGCATAGACCCGGCAGGCCTGCTCCGCTGCCGACGTCGGCCACGGTTGCGTTCGCGGGGATCAGCTCCGCCACTACGGCGCAATTGAGTACGTGCCGGCTCCAGAGCCGCGGAACCTCCCGCGGCCCGAGCAGGCCCCGCTCCATTCCCGAGGTCGCCAGGTGCTCGACGTACCTGCGTGCCAGGTCGAGGCGGTCACCGAAGATCGCCTGGGCGGCGTCCAATTCTGCGGGCGTTGTGTCAACCACTTACTTGTTATTCCTTCTCTGCACTGCGTTGGGGGAACTAAGACGCAGGCAGGGAAACGACGATGTGACGGTCTGCGCCTTCACCTTCGGATTCACTGACCAGACCGAGTTCAGCCACGGCGTCGTGGACGATCTTGCGCTCATAAGCACTCATGGGATCCAGAGCCACTTCCTGGCCGGTGTCCTTGGCACGAACAGCTGCTTCCTCCGCAATGGACTGCAGCTGCCCGCCGCGTTCTTCACGGTAGCCGGTGATGTCCAGGACAAGCCTGGAACGGTTTTCCGTGGCCGTCAGTACCGACAGCCTCGTGAGTTCCTGCAATGCCTCCAGAACCTCACCGTCACGTCCCACC
This window of the Arthrobacter sp. zg-Y919 genome carries:
- a CDS encoding ParB/RepB/Spo0J family partition protein, with the protein product MAEKRRGLGRGLGALIPSSAEPVETSSPNQVGTASGRPVDLFFAAADEPRASSSGPRKGAGINKDALRGPAKKSTTRSSMNRSSVANADMRTGKDSQADSQENAAIAEAESLTAGPSGTGADAPAPASRKPVKDAGSKDGEQAQIAATDPAAGGPEAEEAAPAASAGASDQTPDAATVIDDVSRETSPAAPDTGGLVEVPGATFAELPIDSIHPNRKQPRSVFDEDDMAELVHSIREIGVLQPIVVRPSPESDAEHPYELVMGERRWRASRAAGLDFVPAIIRSTQDVDLLRDALLENLHRSQLNPLEEAAAYQQLLDDFECSHEELADRIGRSRPQVTNTLRLMKLPPLVQRRLAAGVLSAGHARALLGLGDPAEMEKLAQKIVAEGLSVRATEEIVSLADGIRKPAKTAKPKIGARHERLDYLATSLSDRLDTNVKITLGARKGKVSIEFASVDDLNRIMGVLSAPGE
- a CDS encoding ParA family protein, with amino-acid sequence MSVRDSAARRIPPFAALGSALSTSFGRKQPQKVVAKRAPDAVSRETGSAEPLQPARTESSAVQVPTPQAIEGGVSDEAAPASTSVDVMDLMDESTPLARELASENRRRDKLRGRVLPRPPETRVMTVSNQKGGVGKTTTTVNLAAALATAGQNVLVIDIDPQGNASTALGIDHRAEVESIYDVLIDDLPLANVIAPCPDINNLICAPATIHLAGAEIELVSLVAREQRLRRAIDVYAAEREKQGLERLDYIFIDCPPSLGLLTVNAFVAAREVLIPIQCEYYALEGLSQLLKNIEMIQKHLNADLVVSTILLTMYDGRTNLAAQVAAEVREHFPEQVLRAVVPRSVRISEAPSYQQTVMTYDPSSTGALSYLEAAAEIAQRA
- the rsmG gene encoding 16S rRNA (guanine(527)-N(7))-methyltransferase RsmG, with product MVDTTPAELDAAQAIFGDRLDLARRYVEHLATSGMERGLLGPREVPRLWSRHVLNCAVVAELIPANATVADVGSGAGLPGLCLAIARPDIAITLIEPLERRVIWLNEVISDLELDNVRVIRGRAEQVVAEVNVDVATARAVSALGGLAGLTVPLLHGKGQVLAIKGRSAEEEVQKAAKAIRKLGGRDTAVVTVGGDLLEEPTTVVRITVG
- a CDS encoding R3H domain-containing nucleic acid-binding protein, which translates into the protein MSTEHIDDSVVPVEEAAEPVQGRTGRLEEEGDVAADYLEELLDIADIDGDIDIEVRNGRTYISIVSEEGDDTALQALVGRDGEVLEALQELTRLSVLTATENRSRLVLDITGYREERGGQLQSIAEEAAVRAKDTGQEVALDPMSAYERKIVHDAVAELGLVSESEGEGADRHIVVSLPAS